The following proteins are co-located in the Pseudomonas cavernae genome:
- the arsJ gene encoding organoarsenical effux MFS transporter ArsJ, producing the protein MQALSALSLEVRQYLLVTGNYWAFTLTDGALRMLVVLHFHTLGYSPLQIALLFLFYEIFGVVTNLVGGYLGARLGLNRTMNIGLGMQVAALLMLTVPAVWLTIPWVMGAQALSGIAKDLNKMSAKSSIKLLVPAGQQGRLYQWVAILTGSKNALKGVGFFLGGALLALLGFKGALLLMATSLALIWIGSLLLLKKDLGKAKAKPKFREILSKSRAINILSVARLFLFGARDVWFVVALPVYLSTVFDWDFWKVGGFLATWIIGYGIVQSFAPAITGKQRGHVPDGRAAFAWAALLAGLPAAIALGLSVGWSPQVVLLGGLMLFGALFAVNSSLHSYLIVAYAQEDGVSLDVGFYYMSNALGRLLGTLLSGWIFQRYGLEACLWISSAFVLLAALISLGLPRHAAE; encoded by the coding sequence ATGCAGGCGTTGTCAGCCCTTTCCCTGGAAGTGCGCCAGTACCTGCTGGTAACCGGCAACTACTGGGCCTTCACCCTCACCGACGGCGCCTTGCGCATGCTGGTGGTGTTGCATTTTCATACGCTGGGCTACAGCCCACTGCAGATTGCGTTGCTGTTCCTGTTCTACGAAATCTTCGGCGTCGTTACCAACCTGGTGGGCGGCTACCTCGGCGCCCGCCTGGGCCTCAATCGCACCATGAACATCGGTCTGGGCATGCAGGTCGCCGCCCTGCTGATGCTGACGGTGCCGGCCGTCTGGCTAACCATCCCCTGGGTGATGGGCGCCCAGGCGCTGTCGGGCATCGCCAAAGACCTCAACAAGATGAGTGCCAAGAGCTCGATCAAGCTGCTGGTGCCGGCCGGCCAGCAAGGCAGGCTGTACCAGTGGGTGGCGATCCTCACCGGCTCGAAGAACGCGCTCAAGGGCGTGGGTTTCTTCCTCGGCGGCGCCCTGCTCGCCCTGCTCGGCTTCAAGGGCGCTCTGCTGCTGATGGCGACGTCATTGGCGCTGATCTGGATCGGTAGCCTGTTGCTGCTGAAAAAGGATCTGGGCAAGGCCAAAGCCAAGCCGAAGTTCCGCGAGATCCTCTCCAAGAGCCGGGCAATCAACATCCTCTCGGTTGCGCGACTGTTCCTCTTCGGCGCCCGCGATGTGTGGTTCGTGGTGGCGCTGCCGGTGTACCTGAGCACAGTGTTCGACTGGGACTTCTGGAAGGTCGGCGGCTTCCTCGCGACCTGGATCATCGGCTACGGCATCGTCCAGTCCTTCGCCCCGGCTATCACCGGCAAGCAGCGCGGGCATGTTCCCGATGGTCGCGCCGCTTTCGCTTGGGCGGCGTTACTAGCTGGTCTGCCTGCGGCCATCGCCCTCGGGCTCTCGGTGGGTTGGTCGCCTCAAGTTGTGCTGCTGGGCGGTTTGATGCTGTTCGGCGCGCTGTTCGCGGTGAACTCCTCGCTGCACAGCTACCTGATCGTCGCCTATGCCCAGGAGGACGGGGTGTCGCTGGATGTGGGTTTCTACTACATGTCCAACGCCTTGGGCCGCCTGCTTGGCACTCTGCTGTCCGGCTGGATTTTTCAGCGCTATGGGCTGGAGGCCTGCCTGTGGATTTCCTCGGCCTTCGTGCTGTTGGCCGCGCTGATATCCCTTGGCCTGCCCAGGCATGCAGCGGAATAG
- a CDS encoding YhdH/YhfP family quinone oxidoreductase, producing MSKFKALLVSEGAAGEFTRQVVERDVSELPAGELLIRVQYSSLNYKDALSASGNRGVTKNFPHTPGIDAAGVVAESSVAEFSPGDEVIVTGYDLGMNTAGGFGQYIRIPAAWAIKRPQGLSLREAMVLGTAGLTAALCIDNLERAGLDAAAGPVLVTGATGGVGSIAVTLLASLGYQVAASTGKADQADFLKQLGASQIVERSALQEGVERPLLKEQWAGAVDTVGGDILFNVVKSLQYGASVACCGLTAGTSFKASVMPFILRGVNLLGVDSVELPLVDKASMWDRLSVQWKLNNLERLVHEVTLEQLPAAIEQILAGKLVGRVLVRLD from the coding sequence ATGAGCAAGTTCAAGGCGCTGCTGGTCAGCGAAGGGGCGGCCGGCGAGTTCACCCGCCAGGTGGTTGAACGCGATGTCAGCGAGCTGCCGGCCGGCGAGTTGTTGATCCGGGTGCAGTATTCCTCGTTGAACTACAAGGATGCCCTGTCTGCCAGCGGCAACCGCGGTGTGACGAAGAATTTTCCCCATACTCCGGGTATCGACGCCGCCGGTGTGGTGGCCGAATCCAGCGTGGCGGAGTTCAGCCCCGGCGACGAGGTGATCGTCACCGGTTACGACCTGGGTATGAATACCGCCGGCGGTTTCGGCCAGTACATCCGCATTCCGGCGGCCTGGGCGATCAAGCGGCCGCAAGGCTTGTCGCTACGCGAGGCCATGGTGCTCGGTACTGCCGGCCTGACCGCTGCACTGTGCATCGACAACCTGGAGCGGGCGGGGCTGGATGCCGCCGCCGGGCCGGTCCTGGTCACCGGCGCAACGGGTGGGGTCGGCAGTATCGCCGTCACTTTGCTGGCCAGTCTCGGCTATCAAGTGGCAGCGTCCACCGGTAAGGCCGATCAGGCCGACTTCCTCAAGCAGCTGGGCGCCAGCCAGATCGTCGAACGCAGTGCCCTGCAAGAGGGTGTGGAGCGGCCGTTGCTCAAGGAACAATGGGCGGGCGCAGTCGATACCGTCGGCGGCGATATCCTCTTCAATGTGGTCAAATCCTTGCAATACGGGGCCAGCGTGGCCTGCTGCGGATTGACTGCCGGTACGAGTTTCAAGGCCAGCGTAATGCCCTTCATCCTGCGCGGGGTGAATCTGCTCGGCGTCGACTCGGTCGAGCTGCCGCTGGTGGACAAGGCTTCGATGTGGGATCGATTGTCCGTGCAGTGGAAGCTCAACAACCTCGAGCGGCTGGTGCACGAGGTGACGCTGGAGCAGCTGCCGGCCGCGATCGAGCAGATCCTCGCCGGCAAGCTGGTTGGCCGGGTGCTGGTACGCCTGGACTGA
- a CDS encoding ArsJ-associated glyceraldehyde-3-phosphate dehydrogenase: MSIKVGINGFGRIGRLALRAAWGWPEFEFVQLNDPAGDAATHAHLLNFDSVHGRWQYEASAEGDRVVIDGKRIQVTANKTIADTDWSGCDLVIEASGKMKTVAALQDYLDQGVKRVVVCAPVKEKGALNVVMGVNQQLFDPAQHRIVTAASCTTNCLAPVVKVIHENLGIRHGSITTIHDLTNTQSILDQPHKDLRRARASGMSLIPTSTGSATAIAEIFPELRGRLNGHAVRVPLANASLTDCVFEVERATTVDEVNALLKTAAAGPLKGILGYEERPLVSIDYRTDPRSSIIDALSTMVINGTQVKLYAWYDNEWGYANRTVELARLVGLAG, encoded by the coding sequence ATGAGCATCAAAGTCGGCATCAACGGATTCGGCCGCATCGGTCGCCTCGCCCTGCGCGCAGCCTGGGGCTGGCCGGAATTCGAATTCGTGCAGCTCAACGACCCAGCCGGCGACGCTGCGACCCATGCGCACCTGCTCAACTTCGACTCGGTGCATGGCCGCTGGCAGTACGAAGCCAGCGCCGAAGGCGATCGCGTGGTGATCGACGGCAAGCGCATCCAGGTCACCGCCAACAAGACGATTGCCGACACCGACTGGTCCGGCTGCGATCTGGTGATCGAGGCCAGCGGCAAGATGAAGACCGTCGCCGCGCTCCAAGACTATCTGGATCAGGGCGTGAAGCGCGTTGTGGTCTGTGCTCCGGTCAAGGAGAAGGGGGCGTTGAACGTCGTCATGGGCGTCAACCAGCAGCTATTCGATCCGGCGCAGCACCGCATCGTTACCGCGGCATCCTGCACCACCAATTGCCTGGCGCCAGTGGTCAAGGTGATTCACGAAAACCTGGGCATCCGCCACGGCTCGATCACCACCATTCACGATCTGACCAACACCCAGAGCATCCTCGACCAGCCGCACAAGGATCTGCGCCGCGCCCGCGCCTCGGGTATGAGCCTGATCCCCACCAGCACCGGCTCGGCCACCGCCATTGCGGAAATCTTCCCCGAGCTGCGCGGGCGCCTGAACGGCCATGCCGTGCGCGTGCCGCTGGCCAATGCTTCGCTGACTGACTGCGTGTTTGAAGTGGAGCGTGCAACCACGGTAGACGAGGTGAATGCCTTGCTTAAGACCGCCGCCGCAGGCCCGCTCAAGGGCATCCTCGGCTATGAGGAGCGGCCGCTGGTGTCCATCGACTACCGCACCGACCCGCGCTCCTCGATCATCGATGCGCTGTCGACCATGGTGATCAACGGCACCCAGGTGAAGCTCTACGCCTGGTACGACAACGAGTGGGGCTACGCCAACCGCACTGTCGAGCTAGCTCGACTGGTCGGCTTGGCCGGCTAA
- a CDS encoding cyclin-dependent kinase inhibitor 3 family protein, protein MSIHPYSVLQAEQVKGQLIFTPCPGTKETSVAKALDTLKEAGASALLTLMPTEELSQNEVENLPEQCQQRGIEWFHLPVADEQAPGEAFQAAWEANRERIKQLLSDGKNIAIHCKGGSGRTGLIAAQLLIENGVLFREAVSAVQALRPRAIQHPVHIDYISQFDITKS, encoded by the coding sequence GTGTCGATACATCCTTACTCCGTGCTTCAAGCCGAGCAGGTCAAAGGCCAACTGATCTTCACTCCGTGTCCGGGCACCAAGGAGACTTCGGTCGCCAAGGCGCTGGACACCCTCAAAGAGGCCGGCGCTTCGGCCCTGCTGACACTGATGCCCACTGAAGAGTTGAGCCAGAACGAAGTCGAGAACCTGCCGGAGCAGTGCCAACAGCGCGGCATCGAGTGGTTCCATCTACCGGTGGCAGACGAGCAGGCTCCCGGTGAGGCCTTCCAGGCGGCCTGGGAAGCCAATCGCGAGCGGATCAAGCAACTGCTCAGCGACGGGAAGAACATCGCCATCCACTGCAAGGGCGGTTCGGGTCGCACCGGCCTGATTGCCGCGCAACTCCTGATTGAGAATGGCGTGCTGTTCCGCGAGGCGGTCAGCGCAGTCCAAGCGCTACGCCCCCGTGCTATCCAGCACCCAGTGCATATCGACTACATCAGCCAGTTCGACATCACCAAGTCGTAA
- a CDS encoding histidine phosphatase family protein produces the protein MGSIYLIRHGQASFGADNYDVLSETGIRQAELLGKHLAHLGVSFDRCLSGDLRRQQHTAQAALAQLQAVGLPAPEVEIDPAFNEFDADAVIRTLLPGLLTEEPEALYILRNGAQNRAEFQRLFAILIGRWLSGEHAAELESWQSFVDKVQAGLERILAQADSKQNIAVFTSGGTITALLHLITGVPANKAFELNWQIVNTSLNRLKFRGREVALASFNSHVHLELLKAPELITYR, from the coding sequence GTGGGCAGTATCTACCTGATTCGACATGGCCAGGCCTCGTTCGGCGCCGACAATTACGATGTACTGTCTGAAACTGGAATTCGTCAGGCCGAATTATTGGGCAAACATCTGGCCCACCTCGGCGTGAGCTTCGACCGCTGCTTGAGCGGCGACCTGCGCCGCCAACAACACACCGCCCAAGCCGCCCTCGCCCAGCTCCAGGCCGTGGGCCTGCCGGCTCCGGAAGTCGAGATCGACCCCGCGTTCAATGAGTTCGACGCCGACGCGGTGATCCGCACCCTGCTCCCCGGCCTGCTGACCGAGGAGCCGGAGGCCTTGTACATCCTGCGCAATGGCGCGCAGAACCGAGCGGAATTCCAGCGCTTGTTCGCAATCCTGATCGGCCGCTGGCTCAGCGGCGAACACGCCGCTGAATTGGAAAGCTGGCAGAGCTTCGTCGACAAGGTCCAGGCCGGACTCGAGCGCATCCTCGCGCAAGCAGACAGTAAGCAGAACATCGCCGTGTTCACCTCCGGCGGCACCATCACCGCCCTGCTGCACCTGATCACCGGTGTACCGGCCAACAAGGCGTTCGAATTGAACTGGCAAATCGTCAACACCTCGCTCAACCGCCTGAAGTTTCGCGGCCGCGAGGTGGCTTTGGCTTCCTTCAACAGTCACGTGCATTTGGAGCTGTTGAAGGCCCCGGAACTCATCACCTACCGTTGA
- the sohB gene encoding protease SohB, giving the protein MEFLADYAGFLAKTVTLVVAILLILAAIAVLRSKGRGKGTGHLEVHKLNDFYKSLHQGLEQAVLGKSRLKAVRKEEAKAEKVAKKARVQKPRVFVLDFHGDIRASATDHLRHEVTALLSMASAKDEVVLRLESGGGMVHSYGLASSQLARIRQAGVPLTVCIDKIAASGGYMMACVGDKIFSAPFAILGSIGVVAQLPNVHRLLKKHEIDFEVLTAGEYKRTLTVFGENTEKGREKFQEDLETTHELFKGFVARYRPQLAIDEIATGEIWLGQAALGKQLVDELKTSDEYLAERAKQADVFQLHYAQKKSLQERIGLAASLAVDRLVLTWVSRLNQRFW; this is encoded by the coding sequence GTGGAGTTTCTAGCCGACTATGCAGGCTTTCTGGCCAAGACGGTAACGCTGGTGGTGGCCATTTTGCTGATCCTGGCGGCGATTGCCGTGTTGCGCAGCAAGGGTCGCGGCAAAGGCACCGGGCATCTGGAAGTGCACAAGCTCAACGACTTCTACAAGAGTCTGCATCAGGGCTTGGAACAGGCCGTTCTCGGCAAGAGCCGGCTGAAGGCGGTGCGCAAGGAGGAGGCCAAGGCTGAGAAGGTGGCGAAGAAGGCCAGGGTGCAGAAGCCCCGGGTGTTCGTATTGGACTTCCACGGTGACATCAGGGCGTCAGCGACCGACCACTTGCGCCATGAGGTGACCGCACTGTTGAGCATGGCCTCGGCGAAGGATGAGGTGGTGCTGCGACTCGAGAGCGGCGGTGGCATGGTCCATAGTTATGGCTTGGCTTCCTCGCAACTGGCGCGGATTCGTCAGGCCGGTGTGCCCTTGACCGTCTGCATCGACAAGATCGCCGCCAGTGGCGGCTACATGATGGCCTGCGTCGGCGACAAGATCTTTTCCGCACCTTTTGCCATTCTCGGTTCGATTGGCGTGGTGGCGCAGCTACCCAACGTGCATCGGCTGCTGAAGAAGCACGAGATCGATTTCGAGGTGCTGACCGCCGGCGAGTACAAACGCACTCTGACGGTTTTCGGCGAAAACACCGAGAAAGGTCGGGAGAAATTCCAGGAAGACCTGGAAACCACCCATGAGCTGTTCAAGGGCTTTGTGGCTCGTTACCGCCCGCAACTGGCGATCGATGAGATCGCCACCGGCGAAATCTGGCTGGGCCAGGCGGCGCTGGGTAAGCAACTGGTCGACGAGCTCAAAACCAGTGACGAGTACCTCGCCGAGCGTGCCAAACAGGCCGATGTGTTCCAACTGCACTATGCGCAGAAGAAGAGCTTGCAGGAACGTATTGGTTTGGCTGCCAGCCTGGCAGTGGACCGGCTGGTGCTGACCTGGGTGAGCCGACTCAATCAGCGGTTCTGGTAA